In Bubalus bubalis isolate 160015118507 breed Murrah chromosome 3, NDDB_SH_1, whole genome shotgun sequence, a genomic segment contains:
- the LOC123465550 gene encoding CMRF35-like molecule 6 isoform X1: MTPRGRAGWLPSAPLLLHLPALRPWTRSWLCFPGCLSLSGPSRVTGIVGESLSVECRYQEEFIDDNKFWCTSLCLWKTVETRESAREVRRGRVSIRDHPARLTFTVTLENLREEDGGLYRCGIDVLSTFDPIFNVEVFVIPATQGQSVGPGEGNGTCLLLCPHPCYSHRPREVHRLPRLSHEPASAHLEHCIWSGDPRSWQTSSVRGPRPRTLAPVWFLLWVRGRSGIWVFRLRAPRLLPHRTVKVLLCAWGSAVDAGKTTQTGPYSESCAVWGKSRPEPVHTEFLCKYGGLGWVLRRNTSHWGFGECVGR; encoded by the exons ATGACCccgaggggcagggctgggtggcTGCCTTCAGCTCCGCTGCTGCTCCACCTCCCAG CCCTGCGCCCCTGGACAAGGAGCTGGTTGTGTTTTCCAGGTTGTTTGTCCCTGAGTGGCCCCAGCAGAGTGACAGGCATCGTGGGAGAATCCCTGAGCGTGGAGTGTAGGTACCAGGAGGAATTCATAGACGACAACAAATTCTGGTGCACATCCCTATGTTTGTGGAAGACTGTGGAGACCAGAGAGTCAGCGAGAGAAGTGAGGAGGGGCCGCGTGTCCATCAGAGACCATCCTGCAAGGCTCACCTTCACAGTGACCTTGGAGAACCTCAGAGAAGAAGATGGGGGACTGTACCGGTGTGGAATCGATGTGTTATCTACATTTGACCCCATCTTCAATGTGGAGGTGTTTGTGATCCCAG CCACACAGGGACAGAGTGTGGGACCCGGGGAAGGAAACGGGACCTGCCTTCTGCTTTGCCCGCACCCCTGCTATAGCCACCGGCCCCGAGAGGTCCACAGGCTCCCCAGGCTCTCCCACGAGCCTGCCAGTGCCCACCTGGAGCACTGCATCTGGTCAGGAGACCCCCGATCCTGGCAAACCTCCTCGGTAAGGGGCCCACGTCCCAGGACATTGGCACCTGTGTGGTTTCTCCTCTGGGTGAGGGGACGTTCGGGGATTTGGGTCTTCCGTCTCCGGGCCCCTCGTTTACTCCCACACCGGACTGTGAAGGTCCTACTGTGTGCCTGGGGCTCTGCTGTGGATGCAGGTAAGACCACCCAGACAGGACCCTACTCTGAGAGTTGTGCTGTATGGGGGAAGTCACGCCCTGAGCCAGTCCACACAGAGTTCCTATGTAAATATGGTGGTTTGGGATGGGTACTACGGAGAAATACCAGTCACTGGGGTTTTGGTGAGTGTGTGGGAAGGTGA
- the LOC123465550 gene encoding protein CD300H-like isoform X2 codes for MTPRGRAGWLPSAPLLLHLPALRPWTRSWLCFPGCLSLSGPSRVTGIVGESLSVECRYQEEFIDDNKFWCTSLCLWKTVETRESAREVRRGRVSIRDHPARLTFTVTLENLREEDGGLYRCGIDVLSTFDPIFNVEVFVIPGPRWAASTSCWAAPTSCCWSS; via the exons ATGACCccgaggggcagggctgggtggcTGCCTTCAGCTCCGCTGCTGCTCCACCTCCCAG CCCTGCGCCCCTGGACAAGGAGCTGGTTGTGTTTTCCAGGTTGTTTGTCCCTGAGTGGCCCCAGCAGAGTGACAGGCATCGTGGGAGAATCCCTGAGCGTGGAGTGTAGGTACCAGGAGGAATTCATAGACGACAACAAATTCTGGTGCACATCCCTATGTTTGTGGAAGACTGTGGAGACCAGAGAGTCAGCGAGAGAAGTGAGGAGGGGCCGCGTGTCCATCAGAGACCATCCTGCAAGGCTCACCTTCACAGTGACCTTGGAGAACCTCAGAGAAGAAGATGGGGGACTGTACCGGTGTGGAATCGATGTGTTATCTACATTTGACCCCATCTTCAATGTGGAGGTGTTTGTGATCCCAG GCCCCCGCTGGGCAGCGTCCACTTCCTGCTGGGCAGCGCCCACTTCCTGCTGCTGGTCTTCCTGA